The Acutalibacter muris genomic sequence GGATGGAGGTGCAAAATGCAGTATCAAGCACATGATTATCAAAAACGAGCGACCCAGCTGGTGATCGACATCCCGAGGATCGGCCTTTTCCTGGACATGGGTCTGGGCAAGACGGTCATCACGATGACCGCGATCCAGGAACTCATGTTTGACCGCTTCGAGGTCTCCCGCGTCCTGGTCATAGCGCCGAAGCGTGTGGCCGAAGATACCTGGACCAGGGAGCACGCAAAGTGGGACCACCTCAAAGACCTGAGGATCTCGAAGGTTTTGGGAAATGAACAGCAGCGGGTCCGGGCGCTGAAGGCAGAGGCCGACATCTATGTGATCGGCCGTGACAACGTGATCTGGCTGACTGAGTATTATCAAGGACTCCGGAAGGGATGGCCCTTTGATATGATCGTGATCGACGAGCTCTCCAGCTTCAAGAACCCCCAGGCCAAGCGCTTCCGGGCCCTCCGGAAGGTCATCCCGCTGGTGAAGCGGGTCGTCGGGCTGACCGGCACACCAAGCCCCAACGGCATGATGGACCTATGGGCTGAGGTGTATCTTCTGGACCAGGGCGAGCGCCTGGGGAAGACGCTGGGGGCCTATCGGGAAAAGTATTTCCGGCCGGGAGCCCGGAACGGTTACGTCGTTTACAAGTGGGAGCCCTACCGGAACGCACAGAAAGAGATCGAGGCCAAGATCAGCGACATCTGCATCAGCATGAGCGCGGCGGACTACCTGAAACTGCCGGAGCGGATCGACAACGTCATCCCGGTGCAGCTCTCTCCCGCCGAGATGCAGGCCTACAAAACGATGGAGTCCGAGCAGCTCCTCCAGATCGAGGACGAGGACATCGCGGCCCTGAACGCGGCGGCGGTCATGACCAAGCTCCTCCAGATAGCCAACGGCAGCGTCTACTCCGTCGACGGCAGCATCGTCCGGATCCATGACGCAAAGCTGGAGGCCCTGGCCGAGATCATCGACACAACGGATGGGCCGGTCCTGGTCTTCTACAGCTACAAACACGACCTCGCGGCCATCCAGGGCAAGATCAAAGACGCCAGGGTCCTGAATACGGCCCAGGACATAGCGGACTGGAACGCCGGGAAGGTCCAGGTGCTCCTGGCGCATCCGGCCAGCGTCGGCTATGGGCTGAACCTCCAGGAGGGAGGCCATGTGATCGTTTGGTATGGCCTGACCTGGAGCCTGGAGCTCTACCAGCAGGCCAACGCCCGCCTTTACCGGCAGGGCCAGGAGAAGCCGGTCATCATCCACCACCTGATCGCCGAGGGCACGGTCGACGAAGAGGCCATGCAGGCCCTACAGCATAAAGACACGAGCCAGGCCGCACTCCTGGCAGCACTGAAAGAGAGGCGCCAGAGATGAACAGGGAGGGCTACAGCGACCCGACCGCTGATCTGGCGATCGGGCGAATAATGAGAAAGGAGCGAAGGAATGGAAAGAAGCATGATTTTATATCTAAGCGGCCCGATCACGGGCGTGGACAACTATCAGGAGATCTTCAGAACGGCCAGGGGCAGACTGGCAGCGATGGGCTACAAGGTCATCAATCCCGCTGAGATGATCGGGGTGCTACACGAGGGCGCCAGTTATGAGGACTTCCTGGACATAGATCTGGCGCTGCTGGCCAAGGCTGACGTCCTGGTGCAGCTTCCCGACTGGGAGGGCTCCCGGGGCGCTAACAGAGAGCTGGGCTTCGCCCTGGGGACCGACAAGATCGTCGTCTCCCTGGACAGTCTTCTGGGAGGAGGTGATGACCATGGACCTGCAGGCGACTTATGATTATCTTATGCGGATCCGGAAAACGGAGTACGCCATCAAGCGGAAGCAGCTCCGGTGTGAAGAGCTGAGGAGCTGCCTGCTGCCGGGCGCGATCCGGTACGACCTCGACAAGGTCCAGACCTCACCGAGGGACAAGCTCCCGGAGATCATGGCCAAAGTAGACGAGCTGGAGCACCAGATCGAGGTGCTGATGCAGGAGAAGGCCATGCTGATCATCGAGATCGGCGAGGCGATCGAGCAGCTTCCTGACGATAATGAGAAGACCGTCCTCACGGAGTTCTACATAGGCCGAGTGTCTATGAAGAAGGTGGCGGCGCTGATCAATTACAGCCCACGGAGGGCTTACTATTTCAGGAAGCAGGGCGTCATCCATCTGGGGGAGGTGTTATCGTGATCCAGCTTTTACATGGGGACTGTCTCACGCTTATGAAGGAGGTGGAGCCTGGCAGCGTCGACCTGGTGCTTTGCGACCCTCCCTACTCCAGCGGCGGTACTCATGCAGGCGACCGAAAAGCCAACACTACCGCCAAGTACACCGACCGGGACTTTGACGGCGCCGCAAGGCTGCCAGCGTTCTCCGGTGACAACATGGACCAGCGGAGCTTCACGGCCTTCATGCGATGGGTGTGCAGCGAGCTGAGGCAGAAAACCCGGGAGGGTGGGATCCTGGAGATCTTCGTGGACTGGAGGAACCTCCCAGCAATGACCGACGCCGTCCAGATGGCGGGCTGGGTATGGCGGGGCGTCATTGTGTGGGACAAAGGCACCAGCAGAAACCAGCCGGGGCGCTTCCGGAACGATTGCGAATATGTGGTCTGGTGCTCCAACGGCGACCTCCCTATCGACTGGAAGGCTGCCAAAGGCATCAAGGCCATGCCGGGCGTCTATCATGTCCCGATGGTGAATCCGAAGCAGCGCTTCCATCAGACGGAGAAGCCGGTCGAGCTCCTGGAGAGGCTTCTGGCCATCTGTCCCCCGGGAGGCACTGTCCTGGACGCCTTCATGGGATCCGGCAGCACCGGCGTCGCGGCTGTCAGGACCGGGAGGTCTTTTATCGGGATGGAGCTGTCTGATCAGTATTTTGAGATCGCCAGCAGCCGGATCCGGGAAGAAAACGAGCGAGCGCTGGAGGACTTTTGAAAAGTCGGCGAACATTGCAAAAATAAATGTGCTATTATGATAGCGTGGAATGATGAGAGCAGGCGAAGGACCGCCTGCTCTTTTTCATGGCCACCAAAACGACGAATAGCGGAGGTGGTGAGGTCGTGCCCAAGGCGAAGAACGCGAAGGCGGACGAAGCCCTGGCGCTCTACCGGCAGGGCCTCAAACTCGTCGACATCGCGAAAAAGCTGGATCTTCCAGAGGGAACCGTCCGCCGCTGGAAGTGTACCTATAAATGGGACGGAGAAAAAAGCGAGCGTTCGGGAAAGAAAAAACCGAACGCTCGGAAACGCGGCGGCCAGCCCGGGAACAAAAACGCCACCGGGCCCCCTGGGAATAAGCACGCGGAGAAGTTCGGCTTCTTCTCTCGCTATCTGCCGGAGGAGACGCTGGAGCTGGTCGGCCTGACCGCTGACTCCTCTCCCCTGGATCTTCTCTGGGCTCAGATACAGCTGGCCTTTGCGGCCATCGTGAGGGCCCAGAAGATCGCCTATGTCAAAGATCAGAACGACAAGACGGTCGAGAAGGTTGAGGAGAAAGACGGCAACGTCATCGGCGAGCGCTGGGAGGTCCAGGAGGCATGGGATAAGCAGGCCAACTTCATGAAGGCCCAGGCCCGGGCGATGGACTCCCTCCGGGGGCTGATCAAACAATACGACGATATGCTGAGAGCTGCCGGTGAGGCTGCCACGGAGGAGCAACGGCTTCGCCTGGAGCTGCTGCGGGCAAAACTCGGGAGCGGCTCTGGAGAGGTGAAGAAGGTGACGATCATCAATGACACAAAGCGACAGCCAGATCCGGATCAGTGATCTGATTATTGAGAAGTTCTGGGACGTGTTCAACGATGACGAGCACACTCACAAGATCCTGACATCAGGAAGAGCTGGGACCAAGTCCAGCGAGGCGGCCATCGAGACTGTCTTTAAGATTGTGCAGGACATCGACGGCAGCGCCGTCGTCATCCGGAAGCGCCACAACAAGCTCCGGAAGACGGTCTACAAGGAAATAAAGAGGGCCATCAAGCGGCTGGGCCTGGACGAGCGGCTCTTCAAGATCACCGTGAGCCCGATGGAGATCACGTTTCTGGAGAACGGGAACACGATATACTTCACCGGCTCCGACAACATCGACGACACCAAGGGCATCATCGACGAGAGCAAGCCGATCAAGCTGGTGCTGATCGACGAGGTGAACGAGTTCTTTGAGCAGGGCGAAGGCGAGGACGAGCTTCAGAACATTGAGGCGACCTTCATCAGAGGCAACGACGAGGGCTTCCAGATGCTCTACCTTTACAACCCGCCGAAGAACCCCAACGCTCCCGTCGTCGTATGGACCCGCAAGATGGAGCAGCGCCCCGACTGCGTCCACGTTCATGTGGACTACAGAGACGTGCCCCCTGAGTGGATCGGCCGGAAGCTGCTGGAGTCGGCGGAGATCCTCCGCCAGGTGGACGAACGCCAGTGGCGCTGGCTCTGGCTGGGCCAGTCCATCGGCGTCGACGAGCTGATCTATTACATGTTCAGCGACCGGCACGTCGGGCGGACCAAAGAGGACGCTTTTCAGATCATCGGCGTGGGCGTCGACTATGGCCAGCAGAACGCGACCACCTACCAGGCGGCCGGGCTGAACGTGGCCAAGCACAAGCTGGAGGGCCTGGCCGAGTATTACTACAGCGGCCGGGAAACGGGAGCCCAGAAAAGCCCGAGCGACTACGCTGGGGACTTTGTGGGCTTCCTGGATGACCTTCATGAGCGATACAGCTGCGGCCTCTTCTATGTCTACATTGACCCCTCAGCCGGGGGCCTGATGGAGGAGATCAAGAGAGCCGCCAGAGGGACGTCTTACACGGTCCTGATCCGGGACGCTGAGAACGACGTCGCTCTGGGCATCTCCAGGGTGCAGAAGCTCCTCACCTTTGACATGCTCAGCATAGACCCTGGGCAGAAACACGCCCGGGAAGAGTTTGGTCTGTACGAGTACGACAAAAAGAGTATTGAGCGGGGCCTGGAGAAGCCGGTCAAGCTGTCCGATCATTGCATGGACGCCATCCGCTACCTGGTGATGGGCCTCTGGTCAAAGCTGAAGCACTTCCTCCCCGTGCAGGATAAAGAAGACGAGGAGCCGGAAGGAGTCATTAAATGAACATTTTCGAGTATTTCAAAAAGAAGGGGATCGACACCATCGACAGCTCCTTCTACACAAAGATTGCAGCATGGGACAGCTGGTACAGATCCAACGTGCGGAACTTCCACCAGTACCGGGTCTATCATGGCGCCAGCAACTACGAGCGCTGCCAGCGGAAGAGCCTCAGCATGGCGAAGAAGCTCTGCGAGGACATCAGCGACCTGCTGCTGAATGAGCGCGTCAAATTTAATATAGCAGACGAGACCACGGCGGCCTTTGTCGAGAGCGTGCTGAACGCTGCCAACTTCACCGTGCAGGGCAACGAATACCAGGAGCGGAAAGCGGCCTGCGGCACCGTGGCCTATGTTCCGTATCTGACCAACATGGAGATCGACGACCAGGGCCGTGTGGTCAATGCTGAGGTAAAACTGGACTATGTAGTGGCGAAGAACATCTTCCCGACTGCCTGGGAGAACTCCCGGATCACGGAGGTCATCTTCGTCTTTGAGAAGACATACAAGCGGAAAAAGTACGCCCAGTTCCAGCACCACAAGCTCGAACCCCGGAAGGATGAAACGACCGGCGAGTCTCTGGGCTTCCAGTACGTCATCGAGAACAGCGTGGTCCTCTGCACGTCCGGGGCCGGGCGTGAGCTGACGCCTGAGGAGTGGAACCAGATCCCTCACTTTGAGGGCCTGGCGGCCCGTGTGGAGACTGGATCCGATCAACCCCAGTTTGTCATCGACAAGCTGAACATCGCCAACAATGTCGACGAGGACGACTCGAACCCGATGGGGATCTCGCTCTTTGCCAATAGCGTCGACGTTCTGGCCAAGCTCGACCTGGAGTATGACAGCTATGCCAATGAGTTCTCCCTGGGCCGGAAGCGGATCTTTGTCTCGCCGGAGATGCTGACCAATGTGGACGGCGCCCCGGTCTTTGATCCTCACGACTCTGTCTTCTACCAACTGCCGGAGGACTACTTCAAAGACACCAAGGAGGCCATGCACGAAGTCAACCCGACCCTCAGGATCCAGGAGCATGAGCAGGCCATCAACAACGACCTGAACCTGCTGAGCTTCAAGTGCGGCTTCGGCACCCAGTATTACCGCTTTGAG encodes the following:
- a CDS encoding PBSX family phage terminase large subunit, which translates into the protein MTQSDSQIRISDLIIEKFWDVFNDDEHTHKILTSGRAGTKSSEAAIETVFKIVQDIDGSAVVIRKRHNKLRKTVYKEIKRAIKRLGLDERLFKITVSPMEITFLENGNTIYFTGSDNIDDTKGIIDESKPIKLVLIDEVNEFFEQGEGEDELQNIEATFIRGNDEGFQMLYLYNPPKNPNAPVVVWTRKMEQRPDCVHVHVDYRDVPPEWIGRKLLESAEILRQVDERQWRWLWLGQSIGVDELIYYMFSDRHVGRTKEDAFQIIGVGVDYGQQNATTYQAAGLNVAKHKLEGLAEYYYSGRETGAQKSPSDYAGDFVGFLDDLHERYSCGLFYVYIDPSAGGLMEEIKRAARGTSYTVLIRDAENDVALGISRVQKLLTFDMLSIDPGQKHAREEFGLYEYDKKSIERGLEKPVKLSDHCMDAIRYLVMGLWSKLKHFLPVQDKEDEEPEGVIK
- a CDS encoding phage portal protein, which gives rise to MNIFEYFKKKGIDTIDSSFYTKIAAWDSWYRSNVRNFHQYRVYHGASNYERCQRKSLSMAKKLCEDISDLLLNERVKFNIADETTAAFVESVLNAANFTVQGNEYQERKAACGTVAYVPYLTNMEIDDQGRVVNAEVKLDYVVAKNIFPTAWENSRITEVIFVFEKTYKRKKYAQFQHHKLEPRKDETTGESLGFQYVIENSVVLCTSGAGRELTPEEWNQIPHFEGLAARVETGSDQPQFVIDKLNIANNVDEDDSNPMGISLFANSVDVLAKLDLEYDSYANEFSLGRKRIFVSPEMLTNVDGAPVFDPHDSVFYQLPEDYFKDTKEAMHEVNPTLRIQEHEQAINNDLNLLSFKCGFGTQYYRFERGSVVTATQVISENSDMYRTIRKHEIILGDALTDLIRCIIRLGQTANVPGLVLETDIRIDFDDSIIEDKQTERQEDRQDVAMGAMSLQEYRAKWYGETEEVAEQKLPDQSGGILM
- the terS gene encoding phage terminase small subunit, giving the protein MATKTTNSGGGEVVPKAKNAKADEALALYRQGLKLVDIAKKLDLPEGTVRRWKCTYKWDGEKSERSGKKKPNARKRGGQPGNKNATGPPGNKHAEKFGFFSRYLPEETLELVGLTADSSPLDLLWAQIQLAFAAIVRAQKIAYVKDQNDKTVEKVEEKDGNVIGERWEVQEAWDKQANFMKAQARAMDSLRGLIKQYDDMLRAAGEAATEEQRLRLELLRAKLGSGSGEVKKVTIINDTKRQPDPDQ
- a CDS encoding SNF2-related protein; protein product: MQYQAHDYQKRATQLVIDIPRIGLFLDMGLGKTVITMTAIQELMFDRFEVSRVLVIAPKRVAEDTWTREHAKWDHLKDLRISKVLGNEQQRVRALKAEADIYVIGRDNVIWLTEYYQGLRKGWPFDMIVIDELSSFKNPQAKRFRALRKVIPLVKRVVGLTGTPSPNGMMDLWAEVYLLDQGERLGKTLGAYREKYFRPGARNGYVVYKWEPYRNAQKEIEAKISDICISMSAADYLKLPERIDNVIPVQLSPAEMQAYKTMESEQLLQIEDEDIAALNAAAVMTKLLQIANGSVYSVDGSIVRIHDAKLEALAEIIDTTDGPVLVFYSYKHDLAAIQGKIKDARVLNTAQDIADWNAGKVQVLLAHPASVGYGLNLQEGGHVIVWYGLTWSLELYQQANARLYRQGQEKPVIIHHLIAEGTVDEEAMQALQHKDTSQAALLAALKERRQR
- a CDS encoding DNA-methyltransferase, with translation MIQLLHGDCLTLMKEVEPGSVDLVLCDPPYSSGGTHAGDRKANTTAKYTDRDFDGAARLPAFSGDNMDQRSFTAFMRWVCSELRQKTREGGILEIFVDWRNLPAMTDAVQMAGWVWRGVIVWDKGTSRNQPGRFRNDCEYVVWCSNGDLPIDWKAAKGIKAMPGVYHVPMVNPKQRFHQTEKPVELLERLLAICPPGGTVLDAFMGSGSTGVAAVRTGRSFIGMELSDQYFEIASSRIREENERALEDF
- a CDS encoding DUF4406 domain-containing protein; this encodes MERSMILYLSGPITGVDNYQEIFRTARGRLAAMGYKVINPAEMIGVLHEGASYEDFLDIDLALLAKADVLVQLPDWEGSRGANRELGFALGTDKIVVSLDSLLGGGDDHGPAGDL
- a CDS encoding DUF1492 domain-containing protein, whose amino-acid sequence is MDLQATYDYLMRIRKTEYAIKRKQLRCEELRSCLLPGAIRYDLDKVQTSPRDKLPEIMAKVDELEHQIEVLMQEKAMLIIEIGEAIEQLPDDNEKTVLTEFYIGRVSMKKVAALINYSPRRAYYFRKQGVIHLGEVLS